DNA from Candidatus Angelobacter sp.:
CGGACAATGCGTGGATTGCGCCGGCATTGTTCGATTCACAGGTGAACGGGTTCGCGGGCGTTGATTTTCAACGGGACGATTTGACCGTCGAAGATCTGCTGGCTGCGACACGGGCGCTGCGCGCCGCGGGTTGCGCCCGATTCCTGCTGACGTTCATCACCGATAAATGGTCCCGGCTGACGGCGAGATTGAAGCGGCTGCGTCAGTTCC
Protein-coding regions in this window:
- a CDS encoding N-acetylglucosamine-6-phosphate deacetylase encodes the protein MRQGEISARHYATAEPVVLEWRDGFITDLRAAPRAVPDNAWIAPALFDSQVNGFAGVDFQRDDLTVEDLLAATRALRAAGCARFLLTFITDKWSRLTARLKRLRQF